In one window of Mercurialis annua linkage group LG4, ddMerAnnu1.2, whole genome shotgun sequence DNA:
- the LOC126678781 gene encoding indole-3-acetic acid-induced protein ARG7 — protein sequence MKREFIKACSKKWRKMGSRVIPCAGCEHCCQWSLWASLHEGKSIPRDVPKGHLVVYVGENYKRFVIKISLLEHPLFRALLDEAKDEYDFTADSKLCIPCDETIFLDVVRCASSPQNGKTCLSF from the coding sequence ATGAAGAGAGAATTCATCAAAGCATGTTCTAAAAAATGGAGGAAGATGGGGAGTAGAGTGATACCTTGTGCAGGATGTGAGCACTGTTGTCAATGGAGTTTATGGGCTTCACTGCATGAAGGAAAATCAATACCAAGAGATGTACCAAAGGGTCATTTAGTTGTATATGTAGGTGAAAACTATAAGAGATTTGTGATCAAGATTAGCTTACTTGAGCATCCACTCTTCAGAGCATTGCTTGATGAAGCTAAAGATGAATATGACTTCACTGCCGACTCTAAACTCTGCATTCCCTGCGATGAGACTATTTTCTTAGACGTTGTCCGATGCGCGAGCTCTCCGCAGAATGGAAAGACTTGCCTGTCATTCTAA
- the LOC126678089 gene encoding uncharacterized protein LOC126678089, whose amino-acid sequence MTDHHHHHHHRIATIQNLRTTSHLLKTSIVSFTNNFFTFFLLSLLLFSFRSLVENGTHSLTTFIDRDPSLKSLLSRLDLAGNRHHSNNNHLPPRRLHHRRAFLHLTRVGTLDDDFFSGDDDTDRSFFNPNRKLSPNGSSVILYNFDHKLGFSDFISDNGVNAHETVRSGVQFKFDGSIGGGSNDLYDNNEEESERGSENAEDLESKIVDFEFFIKGLEIGRRDAAALFLLISFLSAAYGWVILGFTAIYSWILGIVFVAVVYEFLGRFHHSFVGVIWDGSKLGLKRLTGFILMKWAVRDALTQLIGLWYFGEIEDQYSFFKLFVRLKLMPFSIMSPWILGFEKEISGFLFTWFLSDAFVAFIFAVDAWVTIVDSRRTGREIVREGCYLISTMFNQAVQLKSMESILCGSAARWVLSRVLGKFLAAVLQSTLEVYFMIAWLIFYLAARSKDANSEGRRFGRRELEGLIDGLR is encoded by the coding sequence ATGACcgatcaccaccaccaccatcacCACCGCATAGCAACAATACAAAATCTCCGAACGACGTCGCATCTCCTCAAAACCTCCATCGTTTCATTCACCAACAATTTCTTCACATTCTTTCTCCTCTCTCTCCTCCTCTTTTCCTTCCGTTCTTTAGTCGAAAATGGGACCCACTCTCTCACTACCTTCATCGACCGTGACCCTTCCCTTAAATCGCTCCTCTCCCGCCTCGATCTAGCCGGAAACCGCCATCACAGCAACAACAACCACCTCCCTCCTCGCCGTCTCCACCACCGCCGTGCGTTTCTCCATCTCACGCGCGTTGGAACGCTAGATGATGATTTTTTCTCAGGTGACGATGATACTGATCGCTCATTCTTTAACCCTAATAGAAAATTATCACCTAATGGCAGTTCTGTAATTCTTTACAATTTTGATCATAAGTTAGGGTTTTCTGATTTCATTTCTGATAATGGTGTCAATGCTCATGAAACGGTGCGTTCTGGGGTTCAATTTAAATTCGATGGCTCAATTGGTGGTGGTAGTAATGATTTGTATGATAATAATGAGGAGGAAAGTGAACGAGGAAGTGAAAATGCCGAGGACTTGGAGAGTAAAATTGTTGATTTTGAGTTTTTTATTAAAGGATTAGAGATTGGCAGGCGTGATGCAGCTGCTTTGTTCCTTTTAATTAGTTTTCTATCTGCTGCTTATGGATGGGTGATTCTTGGTTTTACTGCTATTTATTCTTGGATTTTAGGGATTGTTTTTGTTGCTgttgtttatgaatttttagGCAGGTTTCATCATTCCTTTGTTGGTGTTATTTGGGATGGTTCTAAGTTAGGCTTGAAAAGACTTACTGGTTTTATTCTTATGAAATGGGCTGTTAGAGATGCTTTAACTCAGCTTATTGGGTTGTGGTATTTTGGCGAGATTGAGGATCAGTACTCGTTTTTTAAGCTTTTTGTCAGGTTGAAGTTGATGCCATTTTCAATTATGTCGCCGTGGATTCTTGGGTTTGAGAAGGAAATTTCTGGATTTCTGTTTACTTGGTTTTTGTCGGATGCTTTTGTTGCATTTATATTTGCTGTTGATGCATGGGTTACTATTGTTGATTCGAGGAGAACGGGGAGAGAAATTGTTAGGGAAGGTTGTTATTTGATATCAACAATGTTTAATCAGGCTGTTCAGCTAAAATCTATGGAAAGTATCCTATGTGGATCAGCAGCTAGATGGGTTTTGAGTCGGGTTCTTGGGAAGTTTTTGGCTGCAGTTTTACAGTCAACTCTGGAGGTTTACTTTATGATAGCTTGGTTGATCTTTTATCTTGCAGCAAGGAGTAAAGATGCTAATTCTGAAGGAAGGAGGTTTGGGAGGAGAGAATTGGAGGGATTGATTGATGGCCTTAGATGA
- the LOC126678501 gene encoding uncharacterized protein LOC126678501 — translation MSSSSDDFLSGFQVDLDVPMGGPDVPIADVIPGDIVVDGAPVDIPLAPAEVALPEVIVINDDDGDDSAVPVDDEAIPSLLPPLASSIVSGGVGGVASGGPVVADSGEISLGRDPDSPSRKRRRVVDDSPTRESFPGSSSSAPDLVQWVEGQDPASLLNPRVLAEYIRTLAIPDDVTWFCGRPGQELSDLACFHGFSALQSVLVLNDRRQCAEEEVERLSALLATSESERAKLKASLEEHDSLLAQLKAQDAINDRQVKVIEKKTDDLTQEIEELIRINSLVGGERDSLRTEVEGLHIRLLDTKAFYSALISEYRLAIGKKLLEQNPNIDLSGVNGLDPQAIARDLLVKISKDRV, via the exons atgtcttcttcttctgacgatttcctttccggatttcaagtagatttggacgtcccgatgggtggtcctgacgttcctatcgccgacgttattcctggcgacattgTCGTGGATGGGGCTCCTGTTGATATCCCCCTAGCTCCCGCCGAGGTAGCGTTGCCTGAGGTTATTGTTataaatgatgatgatggtgatgactcGGCTGTTCCAGTCGACGACGAGGCGATTCCGTCACTACTcccccctctagcatcatctatcgtttcggggggagttgggggtgtggcCTCAGGGGGgcctgttgttgctgattcgggggagatttctctaggtcgagacccggattctccgtctaggaaAAGACGTCGAGTTGTCGATGATTCTCCTAcgagggagagttttcctggaagctcttcttctgctccagacttggttcaatgggtcgaaggtcaggatcctgccagtttgctgaatccgagagtgctagcggaatatatccggactttggcgattcctgatgatgtcacgtggttctgtggtaggccgggtcaggagctttccgatctggcttgttttcatggtttctct gcccttcaatctgttctggtattgaacgaccgccgacagtgtgccgaggaggaggtcgagcgtctgtctgctcttttggcgacttccgagtctgaaagggcgaaattgaaggcctctttggaagagcatgattcccttctggcgcagctcaaggcgcaggatgcgattaatgatcgccaagtgaaagtgattgagaaaaagaccgatgacttgactcaagagatcgaggagctcattcggatcaattcccttgttggtggggagagggatagTCTTAGAAcggaggttgaaggtcttcacatccgtctgctagatacgaaggctttttactctgctctgataagcgagtatcgccttgcgattgggaagaagcttctggagcagaatcccaatattgatctttctggggttaacgggttggatccccaggccatcgcccgTGATCTCCTCGTCAAGATTTCTAAAGACCGTGTTTAG